The genomic window CATGGCGTAGCGGCGGTCGGAGACGAAGGTGTCGGTGATGTGCTGGACGTCCTTGTACGCGCTGAACTCCAGCACGTCGTCCTCGTGCAGCCAGTCGAGCACCGGGTAGCGGCGCAGGATCTTCCAGAAGACGTCCCGCGCGTTGCCGTCCTCCGGGGGCCGGCCGCGGTGGTAGGTGACGCCGATGCTGACCCGGTCGCCGGCCAGCCGGATGACCCAGATCCAGTAGTTCTCGCCCCACAGGTGCAGGGTGTTGCGCTCGCGGCGGGCCACCACGCCGTCCGGGAACTGGTACTCCCACCGCTCGTCGAACAGGTCGTCGGTGCAGTTGGCGAACTGCGCCCACGCGGCGGTGGTGCTGAACTCGTCGCGCAGCGGCTTGTCGTGGCCGAACCTCTTGGCCAGGAAGCGGGCCCGCCCCGAGCAGTCGACCATCCAGCGGGCGGCGATCCGGCCGCTCTCGCTGCGGTCCCTGGACGCCCAGGTGAGCAGGTGGTCGCCGTCGCCCGCGCCCAGTTCGACGTCGCGCACCAGGCCGCGGTCCAGGAAGGTCACGCCCTCGGTGTTGCGGGCCCGGTCGCGCAGCACGGCCTCGATCTCCGGCCGGACGATCTGCGAGTCCTGGAACATCACCCGGGCGAACTTCGGGTCGTAGTAGTTGTCGATCCAGCGCTGCGGGAGCTCGCTCTCGAAAGCCCATTCCGAGACGCTGTCGTCGAAACTGGTCCTGCCCTCCATGCCGTAGGCCATCCAGAAACCGGATTTATGGAAGGAGTTGTTCAGTTCCTCGTCGATTTCGCCGAGTACCCGCAGAAACGCGTTGGAGTAGATGAGCAGCGACTCGCCGACCTTGTAGCTCGCGAGCTGCTTCTCGGAGGGCTGGTCGACGCAGACGACGGTCAGTCCGCGTTTCGCCATCGCGATGGTGTTGATCAGCCCGACAACCCCGGAACCGATCACGCACACATCGGCGCGGATGGGTTCCTGCGGCTCGGTCGCCTTTCGTGGTGCAGCCAACAGGCCCTCCTCAGATAGGTCCGTGTGCCGATCGTAGGCACCCGGACACCGGGCTGCGACTTCCGCATTGCTCTGATGTCCCCGCACACTTCAGCGAGGTGAAATAAAGGGGCGGCAAAACGAAAGGAGTGTCAGCCCGCGGAAGGTACCGAGTCGGGTGCGTAGGCCCGCACGATGCCGACCGTGTCGGAGATCCCGGAGCCCTTGACGACCTTTCCGTCGCGGAAGAGCCAGAAGTGCACGAAGCGCACGTTGAACTCCCCGCCGGAGGCGCGGAAGCGGCCGGTCCAGTCGCCGATGGCCGCGGCCCAGTCGCCGTCGACGCGCACCTCGTCGACCGAGAAACCGGTCTCCTCCAGGTACTCCAGGGCGCTGGTGAAGTAGGCGACGGCGCCGTCGATTCCGGAGTAGCTGCCCCGCGACCAGGGCAGCGACGGCGGGGTCTCGATCTCCACCGAGGGGTCGAACAGGGCGACGATCGCCTCGACGTCCGCCTTGGCCAGGCCGTCGTAGAGCTTGCCGACCAGCTCCTTGATCTGCTCCGACATGGTGATCCTTCCGGGGGGCGCTGCCGTGCCGCGGGACCCCGCGGCGGGGACTTCGAGTCTCGCCCGGTGCGGCAGCTCGATCATCGCCACGATTGCTCAATTTTTCACCGGAGTTGGCCGGTGCAACTGGCGCCCGGTACGGTTACGGTGTCAGGCTGACTGTGATCTGTTCCGTCCGGAATCGCCGGATCACAACTGGGAGCTGCCTTGACTACCGATCAGTTATCGGTGCCTTCGACCAGGGGCGCCGCCCGCCGTGCGGGGCGACCCGGTATCGCGCTCGCGGTGATCGTGACCTGCCAGCTGATGGTGGTTCTCGATTCAACGATTGTGAACATCGCCAACCCGCACATCCAAAAGGCGCTGGACTTCTCCACCTCGGGCCTTTCCTGGGTGGTCAACGCCTATACCCTGACATTCGGCGGGCTGTTGCTGCTCGGCGGCCGGGCCGGCGACATTCTCGGCCGCCGCCAGGTCTTCATCGCGGGCATCACGCTGTTCACCCTCGCCTCGCTGGCGGCGGGGCTCGCACAGGAACCCTGGCAACTGCTCGCCGCCCGGGCCGTCCAGGGCGTCGGCGGCGCCATCGCCTCGCCCACGTCGCTGGCGCTCATCACCACCACCTTCCCCGAAGGCCCGGCGCGCACCAAGGCGTTCGGCATCTACGCGGCCGTCTCCGGCGGCGGCGGGGCGATCGGCCTGCTGGCCGGCGGCATCCTGGTGCAGTGGCTGGACTGGCGCTGGGTCTTCTTCGTCAACCTGCCGATCGGCCTGGCCGTGGCGCTGCTCGCCCCGCTGTACATCGACGAGTCGGAGAAGCAACCGAGCCGCTTCGACGTGCCGGGCGCACTGACCTCCACGCTCGGCATGGCCTCGCTGGTCTACGGCTTCATCCGCGCCGCCGACGACGGCTGGCGGGACGGCTGGACGATCAGCGCGTTCGTCGCCGCCGTCGTGCTGCTCTCGCTGTTCGTGGTGCAGGAACGCAGGACCCGCAACCCCATCACCCCCCTGTCGCTGTTCGCCGACCGCAACCGGGCCGGCAGCTACGTGATCATGCTCAGCCTCGGCGGCTGCCTGCTGGGGCTGGTCTTCTTCCTGGTGCTCTACGTGCAGAACGTGCTGGACTACAGCGCCA from Streptomyces sp. NBC_01198 includes these protein-coding regions:
- a CDS encoding MFS transporter, with protein sequence MTTDQLSVPSTRGAARRAGRPGIALAVIVTCQLMVVLDSTIVNIANPHIQKALDFSTSGLSWVVNAYTLTFGGLLLLGGRAGDILGRRQVFIAGITLFTLASLAAGLAQEPWQLLAARAVQGVGGAIASPTSLALITTTFPEGPARTKAFGIYAAVSGGGGAIGLLAGGILVQWLDWRWVFFVNLPIGLAVALLAPLYIDESEKQPSRFDVPGALTSTLGMASLVYGFIRAADDGWRDGWTISAFVAAVVLLSLFVVQERRTRNPITPLSLFADRNRAGSYVIMLSLGGCLLGLVFFLVLYVQNVLDYSAIKTGLGFLPVTGAIGVAATLAQKLLPKFGPKPFLISGTAITTVAMVWFTQIAPDSSYVTGVMGPMIVFGLGLGLTFVTLTLTAVSGIAQQQVGAASGLLNAMQGVGGALGLSILVTVFGSASRSEGRKQAGDFLATGTPQQKSAFAKTGALPAKWADAVLTHGVTTAYLAGVVIIGVAFLISLFVIKMRKSDLAALSGDGLPGGL
- a CDS encoding NAD(P)/FAD-dependent oxidoreductase, translated to MAAPRKATEPQEPIRADVCVIGSGVVGLINTIAMAKRGLTVVCVDQPSEKQLASYKVGESLLIYSNAFLRVLGEIDEELNNSFHKSGFWMAYGMEGRTSFDDSVSEWAFESELPQRWIDNYYDPKFARVMFQDSQIVRPEIEAVLRDRARNTEGVTFLDRGLVRDVELGAGDGDHLLTWASRDRSESGRIAARWMVDCSGRARFLAKRFGHDKPLRDEFSTTAAWAQFANCTDDLFDERWEYQFPDGVVARRERNTLHLWGENYWIWVIRLAGDRVSIGVTYHRGRPPEDGNARDVFWKILRRYPVLDWLHEDDVLEFSAYKDVQHITDTFVSDRRYAMVGDASSIIDAYYSQGISLSMVGSWHIANIAQRDVQDSRLDTDYIDHVNNSLTADWRIMRSMVHSKYSPAIADSRFFILDHLLDLTVFGAAMLGRFRATRWLMETDGRTSEEQDEHRHLREGLGRRLYLSQSAPWHRIDPQRVATIVENWHRGLEERAVWRLENGEKLPATKAAMRAYAALPGVWRLPFLDRMPKADLTLRPRDEPEWTYVKGNEYRPPLMAVSGTLLLALVGAGTAYDIADTRIRKMRRTWRGLRGRR
- a CDS encoding nuclear transport factor 2 family protein; the protein is MSEQIKELVGKLYDGLAKADVEAIVALFDPSVEIETPPSLPWSRGSYSGIDGAVAYFTSALEYLEETGFSVDEVRVDGDWAAAIGDWTGRFRASGGEFNVRFVHFWLFRDGKVVKGSGISDTVGIVRAYAPDSVPSAG